From a single Nostoc edaphicum CCNP1411 genomic region:
- a CDS encoding catalase family protein, giving the protein MNNPTSSTTEQEAIIDEIIASSRQAQQKTGPDLRQIHSKSHGLLWGEFILEPNLPEDLRVGLFKTPQTYPAWIRFSSGGSPQKRGKFHSDSQPDVRGIAIKVMNVEGQKVLDDEEKTQDFILNNYPIFLTKDVRDYADLSQAGSGQLSPERLEELGYAFAILQKIGSKKVGNPLLIQYWSMAPFKFGSRIVKLSVKSQQPEQPPETLPESENYLRETLVKYLTEEGQEASFDFLIQFYVDDEKTPIEDHIQEWQEADSPFIKVATVRIPSQKFDFEERKRLDEGLLFSPWHTLLEHEPVGSVNLSRKRLYSELAKYRREEITKRLQEPQPYVAVED; this is encoded by the coding sequence ATGAATAACCCAACGTCATCTACCACTGAGCAAGAAGCAATAATTGACGAGATTATCGCAAGTAGTCGCCAAGCTCAACAAAAAACGGGCCCAGACCTCCGCCAAATTCATAGCAAAAGTCATGGACTCCTTTGGGGAGAGTTTATTCTTGAACCCAATCTTCCTGAAGACCTGAGAGTAGGTTTGTTCAAAACGCCTCAAACCTATCCTGCGTGGATTCGTTTCTCTAGTGGTGGTTCACCTCAAAAACGTGGGAAATTCCACTCCGATAGCCAACCTGATGTTCGTGGTATCGCCATCAAGGTGATGAATGTGGAGGGGCAAAAAGTCCTCGATGATGAAGAAAAAACTCAAGATTTTATACTTAACAATTATCCGATTTTCTTGACAAAAGACGTTCGTGATTACGCTGATCTTTCCCAAGCAGGTAGTGGACAACTTAGCCCAGAACGGCTGGAAGAACTTGGCTATGCCTTTGCTATTTTGCAAAAAATTGGTAGCAAAAAGGTAGGAAATCCACTTTTGATTCAATATTGGAGTATGGCTCCCTTTAAGTTTGGTAGTCGCATTGTAAAATTATCTGTCAAATCTCAACAGCCTGAACAACCACCAGAAACACTTCCAGAATCAGAAAATTACCTTCGAGAAACGCTGGTAAAATATTTGACAGAAGAAGGTCAAGAAGCGTCTTTTGACTTCTTAATTCAGTTTTATGTAGACGATGAAAAAACGCCGATTGAAGACCACATTCAGGAATGGCAAGAAGCAGATTCACCATTTATTAAAGTTGCTACTGTCCGCATTCCCAGCCAGAAATTTGACTTTGAAGAACGCAAACGCTTAGATGAAGGTTTGCTGTTTTCCCCTTGGCATACACTGCTCGAACATGAACCTGTTGGAAGTGTGAATCTCTCTCGCAAGAGGCTTTACAGCGAACTTGCAAAGTATCGACGAGAAGAAATCACCAAACGCTTGCAGGAACCACAACCTTATGTAGCGGTTGAAGATTAA
- a CDS encoding sugar transferase: MTAQSSLLSGKRGVRQDTRASTRTFLKRGQKTKTPKVKPKGLSFQGLNGEFAKRLFDIVFSLSVLILFFPVYLILTLLIAFSSEGPIFYVQERVGKNYKAFSCIKFRTMVSNADEILMQMMETSPELRQEFESSFKLKQDPRITKIGRFLRITSLDEFPQFWNVLKGDMSVVGPRPLVAEELPKYGCHIDEILTIRPGITGLWQVSGRNDIPYPRRVQIDLHYVKFRNFWLDLWIILKTVDVVILPKNNGAY; the protein is encoded by the coding sequence ATGACTGCCCAGAGCTCACTCCTCTCCGGCAAGCGAGGCGTACGGCAAGACACTAGAGCGTCTACGCGTACTTTCTTAAAACGCGGTCAAAAAACAAAGACGCCAAAAGTTAAACCCAAAGGTTTATCTTTTCAGGGTTTAAACGGAGAGTTTGCCAAACGACTGTTCGATATAGTGTTTTCGCTGTCGGTGTTAATTTTGTTCTTCCCCGTCTACTTAATTTTGACCTTGCTGATTGCCTTCAGTTCAGAAGGTCCAATTTTTTATGTCCAGGAACGGGTAGGGAAAAATTACAAAGCGTTTAGTTGTATTAAATTCCGAACAATGGTAAGCAATGCAGACGAAATCCTCATGCAAATGATGGAAACATCGCCTGAGTTGCGGCAAGAATTTGAGAGCAGTTTTAAGCTGAAACAAGACCCTCGGATTACCAAAATTGGTCGATTTTTGCGAATTACTAGCTTAGATGAATTTCCCCAGTTCTGGAACGTTTTAAAAGGGGACATGAGTGTAGTCGGCCCCCGACCTTTGGTAGCAGAAGAACTGCCAAAATACGGTTGTCACATTGACGAGATTTTAACAATCCGTCCAGGAATTACTGGTTTGTGGCAGGTATCTGGGCGTAATGACATACCCTACCCTCGGAGAGTCCAAATAGACCTGCATTATGTCAAATTTAGGAATTTCTGGCTTGATTTATGGATCATCTTGAAAACTGTTGATGTGGTAATTCTACCCAAAAATAACGGGGCATACTGA
- a CDS encoding type II toxin-antitoxin system HicB family antitoxin has translation MKPQYSIVIQWSIEDKKYIVSLPEFGPYAHTHGNTYADALNNGEEVLELLIEDYQAQGKPLPEPLTANVSFQFV, from the coding sequence GTGAAACCACAATATAGTATTGTAATTCAGTGGTCGATAGAAGATAAAAAATACATCGTCAGCCTACCTGAGTTTGGCCCCTATGCACACACTCATGGAAATACCTACGCAGATGCTCTCAATAATGGTGAGGAAGTGCTAGAACTTTTGATTGAAGATTACCAAGCACAAGGAAAACCACTGCCAGAGCCTTTGACTGCAAATGTTTCCTTTCAGTTTGTATAA
- a CDS encoding glycosyltransferase produces MPLKYALVHEWLTPKATGGSELVVREILNHIDADLYALIDFESSNRESYLYKRQIGKTFLQNFPYARNGIQKYLPLWPLAIEQFDLRHYDVILSSSHAVAKGILTTPEQMHICYCHSPMRYAWDLTFDYLRHSKLGSGLPGWVTRYLLHRLRQWDVLSANRVDYFIANSQHTARRIWRCYRREATVIYPPVNIAEFPFLSEKEDFYLTVSRLVSYKQISLIVNAFNQLKRPLVVIGTGDEMNKIREMANSNIQILGWQPDNVVKKYMSRAKAFVYAACEDFGIALVEAQACGTPVIAYGAGGALETVRDIRSCADTATGLFFRTQTEAALVEAVEKFEVYQGSFSSEYMRSHAAQFSPQIFANRYLDFVNKCNEKDRFQNNGLG; encoded by the coding sequence GTGCCCTTGAAATATGCTCTAGTTCATGAGTGGCTGACACCTAAAGCCACCGGTGGTTCAGAACTCGTTGTACGAGAAATTTTGAATCACATTGATGCTGATTTGTATGCCCTCATAGATTTTGAATCTAGCAACAGAGAAAGTTATTTATACAAGCGTCAGATTGGCAAGACGTTTCTCCAGAACTTTCCCTATGCCCGCAACGGTATACAAAAATACTTACCTTTGTGGCCTTTGGCAATTGAACAATTTGATTTGCGGCATTATGATGTAATTCTGTCTTCATCCCATGCTGTTGCCAAAGGAATTCTTACCACTCCCGAACAGATGCATATTTGCTACTGTCACAGCCCTATGCGCTATGCCTGGGACTTGACCTTTGATTATCTGCGCCACAGCAAACTAGGTAGTGGTTTACCTGGGTGGGTGACGCGATATTTATTACATCGTTTGCGCCAATGGGATGTATTGAGTGCCAATCGCGTTGATTACTTCATTGCCAACTCGCAGCATACAGCTCGGCGGATTTGGCGTTGCTATCGACGAGAAGCAACAGTCATTTACCCACCAGTGAATATTGCGGAATTTCCGTTTTTGTCTGAGAAAGAGGACTTTTACCTGACAGTTTCCCGATTAGTGAGTTACAAGCAAATATCGTTGATTGTCAACGCTTTTAATCAACTAAAACGACCATTAGTAGTCATTGGTACAGGAGATGAAATGAACAAGATTCGCGAGATGGCAAACTCGAATATCCAAATACTCGGTTGGCAACCCGATAATGTGGTAAAAAAATATATGTCTAGGGCTAAAGCGTTTGTGTATGCAGCTTGTGAAGATTTTGGTATCGCCCTAGTGGAAGCACAGGCCTGCGGCACGCCAGTAATTGCCTATGGTGCAGGGGGTGCTCTAGAAACAGTGCGAGACATCCGCTCTTGTGCGGATACAGCGACAGGTCTATTTTTCAGGACGCAAACAGAGGCGGCTTTGGTAGAGGCAGTAGAAAAGTTTGAAGTGTATCAGGGTTCGTTCAGTTCCGAGTATATGCGATCGCACGCCGCGCAGTTTTCACCGCAAATATTTGCAAATCGTTATCTAGATTTTGTAAACAAGTGCAACGAAAAAGACCGTTTTCAGAATAATGGTCTTGGTTAA
- the gmd gene encoding GDP-mannose 4,6-dehydratase yields the protein MTQQKRALITGITGQDGSYLSEFLLEQGYEVHGIIRRTSTFNTDRIDHIYEDPHKEGVRLFLHYGDLTDGTTLRRILEEVKPVEIYNLGAQSHVRVSFDSPEYTVDAVGMGTLRLLEAIRDYQHRTGIQVRFYQAGSSEMYGLVQAIPQTETTPFYPRSPYACAKVYAHWQTINYRESYDLFACNGILFNHESPRRGETFVTRKITRAVAGIVAGKQKKIYMGNLDAKRDWGYAKDYVKAMWLMLQKDQPDDYVISTGETHSVREFLELAFSYVNLNWQDYVEFDERYLRPSEVELLIGDSTKARQKLGWTPSVTFEELVSLMVEADLQALGHTSPNGNGSQFPDDIATIRQTLGALHF from the coding sequence ATGACGCAACAGAAGCGAGCGTTGATTACTGGTATTACTGGACAAGATGGTTCATATCTAAGTGAGTTTTTACTGGAACAAGGTTATGAGGTTCATGGCATTATTCGCCGGACTTCTACCTTCAACACAGACCGCATCGATCACATTTACGAAGACCCCCACAAAGAGGGAGTGCGGTTGTTTCTTCACTACGGTGACTTGACAGACGGTACGACGTTGCGGCGCATTTTAGAAGAAGTCAAACCAGTAGAAATTTACAACCTCGGCGCTCAATCTCATGTCAGAGTCAGCTTTGATTCACCAGAATATACAGTGGATGCTGTAGGAATGGGAACGTTGCGTCTGTTAGAAGCAATTCGAGACTACCAACATCGTACCGGAATTCAGGTGCGATTTTACCAGGCGGGTTCTTCAGAAATGTACGGTTTAGTACAAGCAATACCTCAAACTGAGACAACGCCCTTTTATCCCCGCAGTCCCTATGCCTGTGCGAAAGTTTACGCCCATTGGCAAACTATAAATTATCGTGAGTCTTATGATTTGTTTGCTTGTAACGGCATACTTTTTAACCACGAGTCACCGCGGCGGGGTGAAACCTTTGTAACCCGCAAAATTACTAGAGCGGTGGCAGGTATCGTTGCTGGTAAGCAAAAAAAGATTTACATGGGTAATCTAGACGCCAAGCGAGATTGGGGCTATGCCAAGGATTACGTCAAAGCAATGTGGTTGATGTTGCAGAAAGACCAGCCAGACGATTACGTAATTTCGACTGGTGAAACTCACTCAGTGCGAGAGTTTTTGGAACTGGCATTTAGTTATGTGAATCTCAATTGGCAAGATTATGTCGAGTTTGATGAGCGTTACCTGCGTCCATCTGAGGTAGAGTTGTTGATTGGTGATTCTACCAAAGCACGGCAAAAGTTGGGCTGGACACCATCAGTAACCTTTGAAGAATTAGTTTCCCTAATGGTAGAAGCAGACTTACAAGCATTGGGCCACACTTCACCCAATGGAAATGGTTCCCAATTTCCAGATGATATTGCGACTATTCGTCAAACACTGGGCGCTTTGCACTTCTGA
- a CDS encoding GDP-L-fucose synthase family protein, translated as MTALELKNKRILVTGGSGFLGRQVIDQLCKAGADREKITIPRSHDSDLRVWENSQRAVDQQDIIIHLAAHVGGIGLNREKPAELFYDNLIMGTQLIHAAYQAGVEKFVCVGTICAYPKFTPVPFKEDDIWNGYPEETNAPYGIAKKALLVQLQSYRQQYGFNGVYLLPVNLYGPEDNFDTGSSHVIPALVRKVHEAQIKAEKQLPVWGDGSPTREFLYSEDAARGIVMGTQFYNESEPVNLGTGYEISILDLVTLICELMEFKGEIVWQTDKPNGQPRRCLDTERAKLAFNFTAQVSFEEGLRNTIEWYRQHAI; from the coding sequence ATGACAGCCTTAGAACTAAAAAATAAACGCATTCTCGTCACTGGTGGGTCGGGGTTTCTAGGTCGTCAGGTTATAGATCAACTGTGTAAAGCAGGGGCTGATCGTGAGAAAATTACGATACCGCGATCGCACGATTCCGATTTGCGTGTCTGGGAAAATAGCCAACGTGCAGTTGACCAGCAAGACATAATCATCCATCTAGCAGCTCATGTCGGTGGTATCGGTTTAAACCGCGAAAAACCCGCAGAGTTGTTCTACGATAACTTGATCATGGGAACCCAGCTAATTCATGCTGCCTATCAAGCTGGAGTAGAAAAATTTGTCTGTGTTGGCACAATCTGTGCCTATCCTAAATTCACTCCAGTGCCATTCAAAGAAGATGATATTTGGAATGGCTACCCAGAGGAAACTAATGCCCCTTACGGAATTGCAAAAAAAGCACTTTTAGTCCAATTGCAATCTTACCGCCAACAGTACGGTTTTAATGGGGTTTACCTACTGCCAGTAAATTTATATGGCCCAGAAGATAACTTTGATACAGGAAGTTCCCACGTTATTCCAGCATTAGTTCGCAAAGTTCACGAAGCCCAAATTAAAGCGGAAAAACAACTCCCTGTTTGGGGTGATGGCAGTCCCACCCGTGAGTTTCTGTATTCAGAAGATGCAGCGCGGGGGATTGTTATGGGAACTCAATTCTATAACGAATCGGAACCAGTTAACTTGGGAACAGGTTATGAAATTTCCATCCTTGATTTAGTAACTCTAATCTGTGAATTGATGGAGTTTAAGGGTGAAATTGTGTGGCAAACTGACAAGCCTAATGGTCAACCCCGCCGTTGTTTAGATACTGAACGAGCAAAGCTTGCCTTTAATTTCACGGCTCAAGTGAGCTTTGAAGAAGGGCTAAGGAATACCATTGAGTGGTATCGTCAACACGCTATATAA
- a CDS encoding SMP-30/gluconolactonase/LRE family protein: MIQVLQYPLHNVLESRARLGEGPIWDSTQNLVYWLDIYNHRVHQFNPATGKDLFFDVGDVVGAIATAGKDRLIMALRHHLAFLNTKTGEVTPILEIEGNLPDNRLNDGKCDPQGRFWIGSMSSLEKPQASLYRYDRDGSLHLMETGLTISNGLGWSPDQKTFYLSDSPQQKIYAYDFDSVTGSISNRRIFIDLTHESFYPDGLAIDSQGNIWSAMWDGWCVIRFNYKGEEILRIKLPVPLVTSCTFGGEDLQTLYITTGSVGLSQGEIDKSFYSGDLFALQTDVSGLPSYDF; encoded by the coding sequence ATGATCCAGGTTTTGCAATATCCACTCCACAATGTTCTAGAGTCTCGTGCCCGCTTGGGTGAAGGCCCCATCTGGGATTCTACCCAAAACCTAGTGTACTGGCTCGATATTTACAACCATCGAGTACATCAGTTCAATCCTGCTACGGGGAAAGACTTGTTTTTTGATGTGGGAGATGTGGTAGGTGCGATCGCAACAGCAGGGAAAGATAGATTAATTATGGCACTGCGTCATCACTTGGCATTTCTCAACACCAAAACAGGTGAAGTTACTCCCATTTTGGAGATTGAAGGAAATCTGCCAGATAACCGTCTGAATGATGGCAAATGTGACCCTCAAGGTCGCTTTTGGATTGGTTCAATGTCTTCTTTAGAAAAACCCCAGGCTAGCCTCTATCGCTACGATCGTGACGGTTCATTGCATCTGATGGAAACGGGTTTGACTATCTCTAATGGTCTGGGGTGGAGTCCCGATCAAAAAACGTTTTACTTGAGTGATTCTCCTCAACAAAAAATATATGCTTATGACTTTGATTCAGTAACAGGTAGCATTAGTAATCGCCGGATTTTTATTGATTTAACTCATGAATCTTTCTACCCAGATGGGTTGGCAATAGATAGCCAAGGAAATATTTGGTCAGCTATGTGGGATGGCTGGTGTGTGATTCGTTTCAACTATAAGGGTGAAGAAATATTGCGGATAAAACTGCCTGTTCCACTCGTAACGAGTTGCACCTTTGGCGGCGAAGATTTGCAAACACTCTACATCACCACTGGCTCAGTTGGACTCAGCCAAGGGGAGATTGATAAAAGTTTCTACTCAGGTGATTTGTTTGCTCTCCAGACTGATGTTAGTGGATTACCTAGCTATGATTTTTGA
- the pgsA gene encoding CDP-diacylglycerol--glycerol-3-phosphate 3-phosphatidyltransferase, producing MTIPNWITFSRLLGIPFLLYGLYNPTPEAQWICLVIFLVAALTDWLDGYLARKLNQISELGKFLDPLVDKLLVLAPLLVFIELGKVPAWGVFLILARELAIAGWRVNQTTITGANIWGKLKTVSQIVAIALLIAPLPEVWQTPSLIAFWVSVAFTLISGGIYLLPQKASMAD from the coding sequence GGATTACCTTCTCTCGCCTATTGGGGATACCATTTCTGCTTTACGGTTTATATAATCCCACACCTGAAGCTCAGTGGATATGTTTGGTGATTTTTCTTGTTGCTGCATTGACTGATTGGTTAGACGGCTATTTGGCGCGGAAACTCAACCAAATTAGTGAGTTGGGCAAATTTCTTGATCCTTTAGTGGATAAACTTCTGGTACTTGCGCCGTTGCTGGTTTTTATTGAACTAGGAAAAGTCCCAGCTTGGGGAGTGTTTTTGATTTTAGCGCGAGAATTAGCGATCGCTGGTTGGCGAGTGAATCAAACAACAATTACCGGGGCGAACATTTGGGGTAAACTCAAAACTGTTAGTCAAATAGTTGCGATCGCACTTCTAATTGCACCCCTACCTGAAGTATGGCAAACTCCCTCTCTGATTGCTTTTTGGGTTTCTGTAGCCTTTACTTTAATCTCTGGGGGTATTTATCTTTTGCCACAAAAAGCTAGCATGGCTGATTGA
- a CDS encoding type II toxin-antitoxin system HicA family toxin has product MPKKIRELKAMLLKTGFTYRSGKGSHTVWSHPLLVYSLTLSGKDGADADRYQEKDVRNALIEIKQLEEEDKGEQE; this is encoded by the coding sequence GTGCCTAAGAAAATTCGGGAACTAAAAGCAATGCTCCTAAAAACTGGATTTACTTATAGAAGCGGTAAAGGCAGTCACACAGTATGGAGTCATCCTTTATTAGTTTACAGCCTCACTTTGTCTGGCAAAGACGGAGCAGATGCAGATCGTTACCAAGAAAAAGATGTTAGAAATGCGCTTATAGAAATAAAACAATTAGAGGAAGAAGACAAAGGAGAACAGGAGTGA
- a CDS encoding NAD-dependent epimerase/dehydratase family protein, with product MRILIMGGTRFIGVYLTQLLVEQGHEVVLFNRGNRPAPSLQGVGQIIGDRTDATQLKAKLSQENFDVIFDNNGRELTDTQPLAEIFQDRVQQFVYMSSAGVYLKSDQLPHVEGDPVDPKSRHKGKHETEAYLTQLGLPFTSIRPTYIYGPRNYNELEGWFFDRIVRDRPIPIPGNGLHITQLGHVKDLALAMTKVLGNKQAIGQIYNISGDRFVTFDGLARASAVAAGKSPDAVKIVHYDPKKFDFGKRKAFPMRVQHFFASVNKAQTELNWHPEYDLISGLQDSLENDYLANGKDKADVDFSVDEEILQAL from the coding sequence ATGCGAATTCTGATTATGGGTGGTACTCGGTTCATTGGTGTTTATTTGACTCAACTACTAGTGGAACAAGGACACGAGGTGGTGCTTTTCAATCGTGGGAATCGGCCAGCACCTTCTTTACAGGGAGTAGGACAAATTATAGGCGATCGCACAGATGCTACTCAATTAAAAGCAAAGTTATCACAAGAAAACTTCGATGTCATTTTTGACAATAATGGGCGGGAACTTACTGATACTCAACCACTAGCAGAGATTTTTCAAGACCGAGTGCAACAATTTGTGTATATGAGTTCTGCGGGAGTGTATCTCAAATCTGACCAATTGCCTCATGTAGAAGGTGATCCGGTAGATCCCAAAAGCCGCCATAAAGGTAAACATGAAACAGAAGCTTACCTGACTCAATTGGGATTACCCTTTACTTCTATTCGTCCTACTTATATTTACGGGCCTCGTAATTATAATGAGTTGGAAGGCTGGTTTTTTGACAGAATTGTACGCGATCGCCCCATTCCTATCCCCGGAAATGGCTTGCATATCACCCAGCTAGGGCATGTAAAAGACTTGGCACTAGCAATGACTAAGGTTTTGGGTAATAAACAAGCCATAGGGCAGATTTATAATATCTCTGGCGATCGCTTTGTCACTTTTGATGGTTTAGCCCGTGCTAGTGCTGTAGCGGCTGGCAAATCACCTGACGCTGTAAAAATCGTCCATTACGACCCGAAAAAGTTTGATTTCGGCAAACGCAAAGCTTTTCCGATGCGGGTGCAGCATTTCTTTGCTTCGGTGAATAAAGCGCAAACAGAATTAAACTGGCATCCTGAATATGATTTGATTTCTGGTTTACAAGACTCTCTAGAAAATGACTATTTGGCTAATGGAAAAGACAAAGCTGATGTTGATTTTTCTGTAGATGAGGAGATTTTACAAGCGTTGTGA
- a CDS encoding carbohydrate ABC transporter permease codes for MLNWKKSRSQILLMYALLGAIALVMLFPLLWLISTALKSPTENIFQSPPQLLPSQPTLNNFFSVWNSLPFGQYLYNSTLVSVLTVGLNLLFCALAAYPLARLSFVGRDWIFVAIVSTIMIPFQIVMIPLYILTVQLGLRNTYLGMIFPSLASAFGIFLLRQAFMGVPKEIEEAARMDGSSELGLWWHIMLPAVRPALVTLAIFVFIGAWSDFLWPLIVIQDESLYTLPLGVAKLAGTFSLDWRLVAAGSVIAIAPVLLLFLFLQRYIVPTETGSGVKG; via the coding sequence ATGCTGAACTGGAAAAAATCACGATCGCAGATTCTGCTAATGTATGCGCTATTGGGAGCGATCGCACTGGTGATGCTCTTTCCTTTACTATGGCTAATTAGTACAGCCTTAAAATCGCCTACTGAAAATATTTTTCAGTCACCGCCACAGTTGTTGCCTAGTCAACCAACACTAAATAACTTCTTTAGTGTGTGGAACTCTCTACCTTTTGGACAATATCTGTATAACAGTACTTTGGTGTCAGTGCTGACTGTGGGTTTAAATCTGCTGTTTTGCGCTTTAGCCGCCTATCCGTTGGCAAGATTGTCGTTTGTGGGGCGAGACTGGATTTTTGTGGCGATCGTCTCTACGATTATGATTCCCTTCCAAATCGTGATGATTCCCCTCTATATTTTGACAGTCCAGTTGGGTTTGAGAAATACTTATTTAGGGATGATTTTTCCAAGTTTAGCTTCTGCATTTGGGATTTTTCTGTTGCGCCAAGCTTTTATGGGTGTCCCCAAAGAAATCGAAGAAGCGGCTCGGATGGACGGCAGTTCAGAATTAGGTTTGTGGTGGCATATTATGTTACCAGCAGTTCGCCCTGCACTAGTAACTTTAGCTATTTTCGTATTTATTGGTGCTTGGAGTGACTTTTTGTGGCCTTTAATTGTCATCCAAGACGAAAGTTTATACACTCTTCCTTTGGGCGTCGCGAAGCTAGCAGGGACATTTTCCCTTGACTGGCGTTTGGTAGCTGCTGGCTCAGTAATTGCGATCGCCCCAGTCTTATTACTATTTCTGTTTTTACAACGTTATATTGTACCTACGGAAACCGGTAGCGGCGTCAAGGGTTGA
- a CDS encoding 5-formyltetrahydrofolate cyclo-ligase codes for MDKVNHQLNKAELRRTLLKTRQSMSVGEWREKSDRLCSHLQNSTLFTQAKTILAYFSFRQEPDLSPLFANTTYRWGFPRCVDKSLCWHIWTPDDSVQSGAYGMTEPHPDAPILDATEVDLILVPSVACDYQGYRLGYGGGYYDRLLSLPQWQTKPTIGIVFDFAYLSQIPIEPWDKPLQAICTETGLTRKG; via the coding sequence ATGGACAAAGTTAATCATCAACTAAATAAAGCAGAACTGCGCCGCACTCTACTCAAAACACGTCAATCAATGTCCGTTGGAGAATGGAGAGAAAAAAGCGATCGCTTATGCTCTCATTTACAAAACTCTACTTTGTTTACCCAAGCAAAAACAATACTCGCTTATTTCAGCTTTCGCCAAGAACCTGACCTCAGTCCCTTATTTGCAAATACCACATATCGTTGGGGATTTCCTCGTTGCGTTGATAAATCCCTGTGTTGGCATATTTGGACACCTGATGATTCTGTCCAAAGTGGCGCTTATGGCATGACTGAACCTCACCCCGACGCTCCAATCTTAGATGCTACTGAAGTAGATTTGATTCTTGTACCCAGTGTAGCTTGCGACTATCAAGGATATCGTTTGGGTTATGGCGGGGGATATTATGATCGCTTGCTCAGTTTACCGCAGTGGCAGACAAAGCCGACTATCGGAATTGTCTTTGATTTTGCCTATTTGTCCCAAATACCGATTGAGCCTTGGGATAAACCACTACAAGCTATTTGTACGGAAACCGGATTGACTCGAAAAGGTTGA
- a CDS encoding Uma2 family endonuclease, with translation MYQTDPPRPAKETLPTMYDLPSEYPEDSGLPDEFHLFQPQLLRETFYPPNYPAEEVFVASDLNLYYDLRHTLWYKRPDWFAAVGVSRLYEQQNLRLSYVIWQEGVAPFVVVELLSPGTEKEDLGQTLREINQPPTKWEVYERILRVPYYIVFDRYTDKLQAFQLVADRYSELDLSTPRLWMPGLELGLGLWQGSYQGIERLWLRWYDASGNWLPTPLEKLERESQRAKRLAAQLRELGVDPDEL, from the coding sequence ATGTACCAAACAGACCCGCCTCGCCCTGCAAAAGAAACCCTACCCACCATGTATGATCTTCCCAGTGAATACCCGGAGGACTCTGGTTTGCCTGACGAATTTCACCTTTTTCAACCCCAACTTCTGCGCGAAACCTTCTATCCACCTAACTATCCAGCAGAGGAAGTATTTGTTGCCAGTGACTTAAACCTTTACTATGACCTCCGGCATACACTGTGGTACAAACGCCCAGACTGGTTTGCTGCTGTGGGAGTTTCGCGTCTCTACGAACAACAAAACTTGCGTCTGAGTTATGTAATCTGGCAAGAAGGGGTTGCTCCTTTTGTAGTGGTAGAATTGCTTTCTCCTGGCACTGAAAAAGAAGACTTAGGACAAACTCTACGGGAGATTAACCAACCGCCGACCAAATGGGAAGTTTATGAGCGGATTTTGCGAGTACCTTACTACATAGTGTTTGACCGCTACACTGATAAACTCCAAGCATTCCAATTAGTTGCAGACCGTTACAGCGAATTGGACTTGAGTACCCCACGGCTGTGGATGCCGGGTTTGGAACTAGGCTTAGGACTCTGGCAAGGTTCTTACCAAGGAATTGAGCGATTGTGGCTACGTTGGTATGATGCATCCGGGAATTGGCTTCCCACGCCGCTAGAAAAACTAGAACGAGAAAGTCAACGTGCTAAAAGATTAGCAGCACAACTGCGAGAGTTAGGCGTTGACCCTGATGAGTTATGA